The genomic region GAGATCGACGGCGACAACTCCGCAATCGGCATCAAGAACGTGACCGCCAACGAACCGCATTTCACCGGGCACTTTCCGGATCAGCCGATCATGCCCGGCGTCCTGCTGATCGAGGGCATGGCACAGACGGCCGGCGCGATCTGCGCCCGCAAGGAAGGCCAGAGCGGCAGTCTTGTCTACTTCATGACGATCGACAATGCGCGCTTCCGCAAGCCGGTCGTGCCTGGCGACCGTGTGGAGTTTCACGTTGTGAAACAACGGCAGCGCGGCAATATCTGGAAGTTTCATTGTGATGCAAAGGTTGACGGCAACAAGGTTGCCGAGGCCGATATCGGCGCGATGATCGTGCGCAAGGAAGAATCATGAGCGGCATAGCAAAGAGC from Rhizobium tumorigenes harbors:
- the fabZ gene encoding 3-hydroxyacyl-ACP dehydratase FabZ; this translates as MTDQPGTELGSADIIEIMKLLPHRYPFLLVDKIIEIDGDNSAIGIKNVTANEPHFTGHFPDQPIMPGVLLIEGMAQTAGAICARKEGQSGSLVYFMTIDNARFRKPVVPGDRVEFHVVKQRQRGNIWKFHCDAKVDGNKVAEADIGAMIVRKEES